One region of Juglans microcarpa x Juglans regia isolate MS1-56 chromosome 7S, Jm3101_v1.0, whole genome shotgun sequence genomic DNA includes:
- the LOC121240438 gene encoding KH domain-containing protein At3g08620-like isoform X2, which translates to MQVLPICSRLLNQEIIRVSGMIPNHGYTDLDRLQRGSPSHMASSDIMPNNRLMGFSAWNGLPHERLGGPQGLNMDWKAAPASPSSYIVKRVLRLEIPMDSYPNYNFVGRLLGPRGNSLKRVETSTGCRVFIRGKGSIKDPEKEESLRGRPGYEHLNEPLHILIEAELPASVIDLRLRQAQEILEELLKPVDESQDFYKTQQLRELAVLNSNFREESSQPSGSISPFTSSGMKRAKTGQY; encoded by the exons AGATCATACGGGTTTCTGGAATGATTCCCAATCATGGGTATACTGACCTTGACAGACTGCAGCGTGGAAGCCCTAGCCATATGGCTTCATCTGATATAATGCCAAATAATAGACTAATGGGTTTCAGTGCTTGGAATGGCCTGCCACACGAA AGATTAGGAGGACCACAAGGACTGAATATGGACTGGAAAGCAGCACCAGCTAGCCCAAGCTCCTATATTGTCAAGAGGGTTTTGCGCTTGGAGATTCCTATGGATAGCTATCCAAAT TACAACTTTGTTGGCCGGCTGTTGGGCCCTAGAGGCAATTCACTAAAGCGGGTGGAAACATCTACAGGCTGCCGTGTGTTTATTCGTGGAAAAGGTTCAATAAAAGATCCTGAGAAG GAGGAGTCATTAAGGGGAAGACCAGGCTATGAGCATCTGAATGAGCCACTGCACATTTTAATCGAGGCTGAATTACCCGCCAGTGTGATTGATTTACGGTTGAGACAAGCACAAGAAATCTTAGAGGAACTTCTCAAACCTGTG GACGAGTCGCAGGATTTTTATAAGACGCAACAGTTGAGGGAACTGGCTGTGCTAAATTCCAATTTTAGAGAGGAGAGCTCTCAACCAAGCGGGAGCATCTCTCCATTCACTTCCAGTGGAATGAAAAGGGCCAAAACTGGTCAATATTGA
- the LOC121240431 gene encoding putative B3 domain-containing protein At5g58280 → MAKGRISNKYEAARNQQVELNKKKFQDLGILKTSKSLAALSNSEKKSKQHSPKPKSKTTYVSEPRRSTRARNPVPSYRDDVGIDLPPLRKRSRVSNSWGSYLARPLDEVREASQEERDRAFEAALELQSKLDAGSPSFVKSMVRSHVYSCFWLGLPSKFCEDHLPKTLLDMVLVDENSVEFEATYIGKRSGLSGGWRAFALDHKLDDGDALVFELFEPTRFKIYIVKAFPVSVQEQSEDTMNKEGISAAQTTSKTGTKRDLQPNRTQTSRKAVVNANNELAHLQKLQPESETNSEDKSRDENLLKKNGFGSQRIQKKGKSAGSSEIKKHEIVENTDRCASGRTRKKPAPKLLRKKVY, encoded by the exons ATGGCAAAGGGTCGCATCTCTAACAAGTACGAAGCAGCTCGCAACCAACAAGTTGAACTcaacaaaaagaaatttcaG GATTTGGGAATTTTAAAGACGTCAAAAAGTTTGGCTGCCCTATCAAATTCTGAGAAAAAGTCCAAG CAACATTCTCCAAAACCCAAATCGAAGACTACTTATGTATCTGAACCAAGACGCTCCACCCGTGCACGTAACCCAGTTCCTTCGTATCGTGATGAT GTTGGCATAGACCTTCCACCTTTGCGCAAGAGGTCGAGGGTGTCAAATTCATGGGGAAG CTATCTTGCAAGGCCATTGGATGAAGTCAGGGAAGCTTCTCAAGAAGAAAGAGATCGAGCCTTTGAGGCTGCACTGGAGCTCCAAAGCAAGCTAGACGCTGGAAGTCCATCTTTCGTCAAATCAATGGTCCGGTCTCATGTTTATAGCTGTTTTTGGTTG GGCCTTCCTTCAAAATTCTGTgaggatcatcttccaaaaacaTTGTTGGATATGGTATTAGTGGATGAAAATAGTGTGGAATTCGAGGCTACATACATTGGCAAAAGATCTGGGCTTAGTGGTGGCTGGAGAGCATTTGCACTGGACCATAAGCTGGATGATGGTGATGCACTGGTATTTGAATTGTTTGAGCCAACAAGATTTAAG ATATACATAGTTAAAGCATTTCCGGTTTCAGTTCAAGAGCAAAGTGAAGACACAATGAACAAAGAAGGTATTTCAGCTGCTCAAACAACATCCAAGACGGGCACGAAGCGTGACTTGCAACCAAATCGGACACAAACGTCAAGGAAAGCTGTGGTAAATGCAAATAATGAACTGGCACATCTTCAAAAGCTTCAACCAGAGAGTGAAACAAATAGCGAAGACAAGTCACGAGATGAGAATCTACTTAAAAAGAATGGATTTGGTTCTCAAAGAATTCAAAAGAAAGGTAAATCAGCAGGGAGTAGTGAAATCAAGAAGCATGAAATAGTTGAGAACACTGATAGATGTGCTTCTGGGAGAACTAGAAAGAAACCTGCCCCAAAGCTTTTAAGAAAGAAAGTATATTAA